From the genome of Eucalyptus grandis isolate ANBG69807.140 chromosome 2, ASM1654582v1, whole genome shotgun sequence, one region includes:
- the LOC104433766 gene encoding uncharacterized protein LOC104433766 — MRFLFCKLHCPFICFCKPAPHIYTPGPLKLENAPHVPPSTVVSSPDASHQLCAQTNEVKDDGIVEQQQHQQHDVGNCVKSSLKKSTSETRESRKKQVQWMDFVGKELAEVREFESSEIYENYKDGETSRGCVCIIL, encoded by the exons ATGAggtttttgttttgcaaattACATTGTCCTTTCATCTGCTTCTGCAAACCTGCTCCTCATATTTACACACCCGGACCCCTGAAATTAGAAAATGCCCCTCATGTCCCTCCTTCCACAGTTGTCTCTTCTCCTGATGCTTCTCATCAGTTGTGTGCTCAGACCAACGAGGTCAAAGACGATGGCATAGTtgagcagcagcagcaccaaCAACACGATGTCGGTAATTGTGTCAAGAGTAGTCTCAAGAAGTCGACTTCAGAGACCAGAGAGTCGAGGAAAAAGCAAGTCCAGTGGATGGATTTCGTGGGGAAAGAACTTGCTGAGGTCAGAGAATTCGAGTCAAG TGAAATATACGAGAATTATAAAGACGGCGAGACGAGTAGAGGCTGCGTCTGTATCATTCTTTGA